Genomic segment of Anopheles darlingi chromosome X, idAnoDarlMG_H_01, whole genome shotgun sequence:
ACCAATAAAGCTATCTACCGCGTGGCTACCGTAGCAACCCGCTTCCACCGTCACATCCGTGTCGTCACCACATCTTGCAGCTCGTAGTCGTTGGCGAAGGTTACGCAGCGTGTTACCGAAGGTGCGTGGGTCGCGAGCCGCTGCGAGATGGTCGGTATCGGGTGCCGGTGGTCCCGTGGCTCTGCCACGCCGAGCCGTGGTACTATGGCCTTGCCCGTGCTGCTCGTCTTCGAGTGTGGACTGCAAAAAAGAGGCAGAAGGGTGTTCATTTGCAGGACGTGTATAtaactgctactactactactacgtaCCTTCGCTCTCGGCGTGTGATGAACGCGAtcaggatgatgaggatgatcaGGGCCACCAGCACGCCCAGTCCGATCGCGGCCAGCGTCATGTTCGGATGTGCCTCACCATCCATCGAAACCATCGGCACTGTAATGGACGCGAAAGcggaggaaagagaaagagattgtgaatggaagagacagagagagagagagagaaagggagctcCGAAATGACAACCCTTTTCTTTAGGAGGAGCAGATCAGTAACAGATCAGTAGCCGCAATACATAGGAATGagacagcaaaacaaatgtcTCAATTtaatgctaccaccaccgattaCCATatccattccccccccccccctctttcctACTCATAGGACATCAAATAAACACCTTCcattctcccctccccccaccgtctcaccaaccaacacaaaccTGACAGCCTGACATCCAAACAGCAAGGTCTTCCGTTTTGCTATTtgcaaaatcgaaatcgaaagtgaaaccagTCCCCCagagctgtgtgtgtctgtgtgtctgtgtgtttgtgcactaacgactatctctctctccatctctctctctctctttgctctctTACGCTTCCTCTCAATCGAATCTTTGTCGTTTGCCATGCCAGCCAGGTTGATTGACCTTTCGGTCGCCGCGGTAAGCCGAGAGCCGAGAGATGTATTGATTGACTCGACCTCAAGGCCCCTCAGAGAcaaccctctccccccaccccccccccccccggcccctGCTTCGGGGCAGCTCTTAAAGGACCCTCGTTAATCTGTCTGTCCGGCATGTCGCAGTCTGTCGTCGTATGTCGTGagtagttgcagcagcagtcgtctaGGTGACCTGATGTTGCTGAGAACAGCACAGTGCACtttacctcctccttctcctttacCATCAAACGGACCACCCCTCCGCGCGGTTATCGCGGTACCGTTATTAGCAACGACACACTCGGAACCACACACCACTTTAGATCCGTATTGCCTACCTCATTAGCCATGTCTGAGAGTATCTCGATCTGGTGCTGATCGTGCTGCATCGCATCACCGAATCACCTTATCCGAGTCCGCGTCGGCGGCTAatggagcgcgcgcgatgtGGAGTGGAATGTGCGCCCTTATCCATTCCCCAGCTATACGGCACGCGCGCATCTCGCGccatgtgtgctgctgctcgctgcgcaAACAACTGCCCGCAAACATACGTGacctgcggctgcggctggaGAGACTGGACTTCTGGACGCTCTGGGAGCTCATCTGGATTACATCAGGTCCGTTGGCTCGCCGT
This window contains:
- the LOC125949966 gene encoding uncharacterized protein LOC125949966, which encodes MIMALKGEQLEAAPHRLQLLLMALSESTEEAQSQGGGTDEDNGDGGALAQMVAYAAKLIEQQQQQQQQQQQHENEVPMVSMDGEAHPNMTLAAIGLGVLVALIILIILIAFITRRERSPHSKTSSTGKAIVPRLGVAEPRDHRHPIPTISQRLATHAPSVTRCVTFANDYELQDVVTTRM